A stretch of DNA from Granulicella pectinivorans:
TGGAGACGCATCACCTCTTTTCGGCAGCGGGGCAGGGCTTTCATCTTGACCGCAACCGCTTCGATGCGGCGCTGTGTTTTCATGCGGAGGCCAGCGGAGCGCAGGTGCGAAGGGCCTGCAGCTTGCGCGCTGCCGAGCGCGAGGGAGAGGATTGGCACCTTGAGCTGAGCGATGGTGCTTCTGTGTTGTCACGCTTCGTGGTGGAAGCGACGGGACGGCGTTGTGCGTTTGCGCGCGGTCAAGGTGTCAGGCCGCAAATGCTCGATCGTCTCATCGCGTACTCGCGTTTTTTTCGCGAAGGCGAGTGCGATGAGAAAAGCATTGCGATCGAGGCGTGCCGGCATGGTTGGTGGTACACGGCACCGCTCCCCGGTGGACGACGCATCGTGAGTTTTCTTTCCGATGTGGACCTTGCGCGCGAGCGGGGTTTGCCGTCCTCAGAGGCCTGGACTGCATTGTTCGATGAGACCGAGCATGTTGCCAAGCTTGTCCATGATGTGGAGTGCGGCGATGAGATCGTTGTGCGTCCCGCCTCGACCGGCGCGTTGAGCGTAGCTGGCGGTGATGGCTGGCTGGCGACTGGAGA
This window harbors:
- a CDS encoding tryptophan 7-halogenase; this encodes MAGTRFDVAVIGAGPAGSACAASLCRRFPGLTVLLLERTRFEEQRIGEVLPAAALPVLRQIGFSKERLVGMSSSSHIASSAWGDARLLETHHLFSAAGQGFHLDRNRFDAALCFHAEASGAQVRRACSLRAAEREGEDWHLELSDGASVLSRFVVEATGRRCAFARGQGVRPQMLDRLIAYSRFFREGECDEKSIAIEACRHGWWYTAPLPGGRRIVSFLSDVDLARERGLPSSEAWTALFDETEHVAKLVHDVECGDEIVVRPASTGALSVAGGDGWLATGDALASCDPLAAQGITKALHSGVLASFVAVDALQGRAHEAHSRYGALMARHMEGFLRMHAVHYAHEMRWPDMPFWSRRHGVRLEEAA